From a region of the Primulina eburnea isolate SZY01 chromosome 7, ASM2296580v1, whole genome shotgun sequence genome:
- the LOC140837412 gene encoding dolichol-phosphate mannose synthase subunit 3 isoform X2, whose protein sequence is MLDPMKHIVKILTLLVTLSALWVGLLQASIIPRSYTWLLPIYSIVSLGCYGLLMVGIGLMQFPTCPHEAILLQQDIREAKDFLKKNGVDIGSN, encoded by the exons ATGCTGG ATCCAATGAAGCACATTGTAAAGATTTTGACGTTACTGGTAACCCTATCAGCTCTTTGGGTTGGCCTGCTTCAGGCATCCATAATTCCAAGGAGCTACACTTGGTTG CTGCCTATATACTCCATTGTATCCCTTGGATGCTATGGCCTATTAATGGTGGGAATTGGCTTGATGCAATTTCCAACTTGCCCACATGAGGCAATTCTGTTGCAACAG GATATCAGAGAAGCAAAGgatttcttgaaaaaaaatgGGGTCGACATCGGTTCTAATTGA
- the LOC140837412 gene encoding dolichol-phosphate mannose synthase subunit 3 isoform X1: MLVADPMKHIVKILTLLVTLSALWVGLLQASIIPRSYTWLLPIYSIVSLGCYGLLMVGIGLMQFPTCPHEAILLQQDIREAKDFLKKNGVDIGSN, translated from the exons ATGCTGG TTGCAGATCCAATGAAGCACATTGTAAAGATTTTGACGTTACTGGTAACCCTATCAGCTCTTTGGGTTGGCCTGCTTCAGGCATCCATAATTCCAAGGAGCTACACTTGGTTG CTGCCTATATACTCCATTGTATCCCTTGGATGCTATGGCCTATTAATGGTGGGAATTGGCTTGATGCAATTTCCAACTTGCCCACATGAGGCAATTCTGTTGCAACAG GATATCAGAGAAGCAAAGgatttcttgaaaaaaaatgGGGTCGACATCGGTTCTAATTGA
- the LOC140837412 gene encoding dolichol-phosphate mannose synthase subunit 3 isoform X3, which yields MKHIVKILTLLVTLSALWVGLLQASIIPRSYTWLLPIYSIVSLGCYGLLMVGIGLMQFPTCPHEAILLQQDIREAKDFLKKNGVDIGSN from the exons ATGAAGCACATTGTAAAGATTTTGACGTTACTGGTAACCCTATCAGCTCTTTGGGTTGGCCTGCTTCAGGCATCCATAATTCCAAGGAGCTACACTTGGTTG CTGCCTATATACTCCATTGTATCCCTTGGATGCTATGGCCTATTAATGGTGGGAATTGGCTTGATGCAATTTCCAACTTGCCCACATGAGGCAATTCTGTTGCAACAG GATATCAGAGAAGCAAAGgatttcttgaaaaaaaatgGGGTCGACATCGGTTCTAATTGA